In Verrucomicrobiota bacterium, the sequence TCGACTACCGACTCGTCCCGCACGGGGATTTGATGCAGATTGATTGGGAGACCCTGCCCGCCACCACGATCAAGGATGGCGATGGCATCCTGGTGGACTATCAAGTCGCCGTCCAACCGTCGGCCACCTTCACCACGATCGCCAACCAGTTGTACTTCCGCCTGGACATCCTAAAAGGTCTGGTGGGCATCTATGGACGCTGGAATGCGGTCAATAACCACGGCGGGCGGGACGTCATTTTGCAGAATATTTCGGACAAAGTCATCGGCACTGATTTTTCCTGGCGCTGGTTCCGGGCCGGGGCGGAATACGAACTCTACGATTCCAACCTGGCCCCGTATAATTCCAAACGGCTGTTCGAGGCGTTCAATTTTGAACCCGACGCGAACTCCGTGCTGGGTATTGATCTGGACCAGACGTGGTTCACATTTACGGATAGCAACCGGCGGCGGGCCAGCTATAGTTTTATCTCGCGCTACAACACCCGCTTTACCACCCATCTTGCCTGGTCGGCGGAGGGCGGGGTACGCATGGATCGCGGCGTTGGGTTTGACCAAACCATGGTGGTGGCCAAGACCGGCCTCGAATACACCCGCAACCTGCTTTCGTTAAAAATGGGCTACGATTACTCGGATCAGGATTACCTGGGTGAATTGCGAACGCGCCACTTCTTTTTCCTGCACATCAAGCGATCCTTCTAAATGCGTTCAATCCTCACATATCCATGGTTGAAAAAGCCGGATACGACCCAGGCTGGGGAAAAGCATCTGGTGGGGTGGGATGTAAATACGGTTCCGTATGCCATCCTCACCCTGGCGCTCAGCACGTTTTTGTTCAGTGGTTGCAGCTTGGTAAAGGCCCCGCACGTTGCGGACAAGCCGGTGTATCGCGTCTGGCCGGAGCCCCCTGCTCCGCCGCGTCTGGCGTATGTTCAGAGCGTGTATGAACCGGCCGATCTGGGAGTCCGCTGGAACGGCAGGCAACGATTCTCACGCTGGCTGTTTGGCACGGAACCTGGCCAGGGCAAACTGATCAAACCTTTCGGCGTGGCGTTGGACGAAACGGATAACCTTTGCCTCACGGATACCGGGTCCAGGGTGGTATGCTATTTCGACCGCACCCGGAAAACCTGGCAGAGCTGGAATAAGATCGGGCGAATCCAATTGGTCTCTCCCGTCGCGGTGGCCAAATATCAAAACCGGTTGTTTGTCGCGGACTCGGGCTTGGGCAAAGTGCTGGCATTCGACCCGCAGGGAAAATTCCTGTTCGAGTTGAATCATCCACTGGAGCGTCCAGCGGGCCTGGTGATCGCCAATGGCAAACTGTATGTGGCGGATGCGGGCGCGCATCAGGTTTTGGCGTTTGATCTGCACGGCAACTTTCTGTCCGCCATGGGCACCCGCGGCACCGGACCCGGCGAATTGAATTACCCGACCCACCTGGCAACCGATGGGCAAGGCCGGGTGCTGGTTACCGACTCGATGAACTGCCGGGTGCAAATCTTCGATACCGAGGGACGTTATGTGCAAACCATTGGCAGCCAGGGCGACAGTTCGGGCAACCTCAGCCGCCCCAAGGGAGTGGGCGTGGACAGCGACCGCAATGTGTATGTATTGGACGCCCTGTTCGACAATGTACAAGTATTTGATCAGGAAGGGCGTTTTCTATTAGGGGTGGGTGGCCCCGGGCCGGGGGCGGGAGAGTTTTGGATGCCTGCCGGACTGGCGATTGGTCGGGACAACCAGATATTTGTGGCGGATACGTATAACCGCCGGATTCAAATTTTCAAATACCTCCATCAGCCATGAACGCGAACCCAATATCAGTCCGAATACGCGGCACCGCGCGCAAGCCAAACGGTCCGTTTTGGCGAGGCTGGATTCTCGTAGCGCTGTTGCCATTCGCAAGCGTGGCGGACCCGATCGGGCAAGGCATTCGCAGTTCCAAACACAACCTCTCGGCATCCAGTCCGGGCACCGTCAAGTCGGTGACGGAAACCGAAATCTGCATTACCTGCCATACCCCGCACACCGTGAAACGACAGGCGCCACTCTGGAACCACCAAGATTCCGGTGCGGTGTACACCCCCTACACTAGCTCGACCAAAAAAGCTACGATCGGACAGCCCACCGGCGCATCCAAGCTTTGCCTGAGTTGCCATGACGGTACCATCGCCATGGGCATGGTGCAAAAAACACGTCTCAATAAAAGCGCGCAGCCGGAGATCCGGACCCTGGCCTCTGGGGCAATCAAAATCGGCCCGGACTTATCCGATGATCATCCGATTTCGTTCACCTACGACTCCGCCCTGGTCATGGCCAACGGCCAACTCCGCGATCCAGCCAGCCTGACCGGACCGGTTCACCTGGACGCAAACAAGCAGGTGCAATGCACCTCGTGCCATTCCGCGCACGACAACAAGAATGGCAAATTCCTGGTACAAAACAACTACGGTTCCACCCTGTGCATGGCCTGCCACAACCTGGCCCGGTGGGACCTATCAGTGCATAAACTTTCCACCAAAACGTGGAATGGCGTCCCCCCCAACCCCTGGTCGCATACCAAGGAAACGACGGTGCTCGCCAACGGTTGTGAGAATTGCCACCGGCCGCACTCGGCCGGCACCAAAGCCCGGTTGCTTAATTATCCCGGGGACGAATCCAACTGTTACCCGTGCCATAATGGCAATGTGACGGCGAACAGCATCCAGAAGGAATTCAACAAAACCTCGGTCCACCCCATCACGTTCACCACCGGCGTGCATGATCCCATGGAAGATGCGGTGAATGCCACCCGGCATGTCACCTGCGTGGATTGCCATAATCCGCACGCGGTCAACGCGCAAACCGCCAAGGCCCCGCTGGTTTCCGGCTCCCTGGCCGGCGTCAAGGGTGTCACTGCCACCGGGGCCCGCATCACCCCGATCTCCCGTGAATACGAGTTGTGTTTCCGTTGTCACGCAGACAGTCCGGGGCGCGGGGCACCCTCCGTGCAACGCCAATTTCCGCAAACAAACACCCGGTTGGAATTTGGTTCCGCCAGCGGTTCCTATCACCCGGTGGTCAATCTCGGCAAAAACCCGAATGTCCCCAGCCTGATTTCACCATGGACCACCAGCAGCCTGATGTATTGCACGGACTGCCACAATAATAACACCGGACCGGGGGCGGGTGGGAATGGGGCCAAAGGGCCGCATGGCTCGACCTATGCGCCGATCCTGGAACGCCGCCTGGAGTTGACCGATAATCAAATCGAAAACTCCGCCTCATACGCGCTTTGCTACAAATGCCACAGTCGCGCCAGCATCCTAAGTGATCAGAGCTTCAAAACGCACAATAAACACATCACCACCGCGCGAACCGCTTGTACCACGTGTCACGATTCGCACGGGGTGGCGGCCGCCAACCATTTGATTAACTTCAACACCTTGTACGTGACCAAATCCTCCGGCGGACGTTTGGAGTTTGTTGACAATGGCACGTATCGCGGAACCTGTTACCTCACCTGCCATGGAAAGGATCACAACCCTTTGTCGTACTAGCGTCGGGGACCGCCTCACATGAAATACCGGGAACTCATCCAGTTTGAACCCCTCACGGGAGCGGTTCGGCTTCAAGACGCCAATCGCAAGGACGCGGCGAAGCGGCTGGTGTCCGACTTCCTGATTTCCGGGGAGATGGCCGCCCGACTGACGGGACAGATTTTCCCCCATCTGCAACTCGAACGCGCGGGCGAAGGCAAGGCGCTGCTGGTGACCGGCAACGGCGGACGCGGCAAAACCCATTTAATTGCCGCAGTATCCGCCCTCGCGGAATACGCGGAGTTGGCGGAAGCCGTCACCAACCCTAAGGCGGTCCAGGCAGAGGCCACCAACCGCAAAGGCAACGCCGGAATCGAAGCCATTGCCGGCCGCTTTAAAGTCATTCGCATTGAGCTTGGCGCATCCTCCAAGACGCTGCGGGATCTCCTCACCCGCCGCTTCACCACCTACCTGGCTTCCCAGGGAGTTGCGTACACCTTCCCGCCTTTCACCAGGGGTAAAGTCCACAAATCGGGATTCGAGGGAATGATGGCGGCGTTCCATCAGCAGTTTCCCGACCACGGGTTATTGGTGGTGGCGGATGGTTTGCAAGCGCATCTGGAGCCACGCAAAGGTCAGGAATTGGCCGAGGATTTGCAGTTCCTGCGCGAACTGGGCGAGGCGTGCCAGCACTTGAAGTTCCGCTTCCTGGCCAGCTCCCGGGACGCGCTTTTCGACCATGCCCAGGACAAACCCACCACCGACATTCTCCACCGGGTCAAGGAGCAATTTCACACGGTGGCGCTCAACACCCGAGATGCCGCCTATATCGTGGCCGAACGCCTGACCCGCAAGACGCCCGAACAAAAGGCGCAGGTGCAGTCGCATTTGGCCAGGTTTGCCAAATACTATGGCAACCTGAAGGATCGGATGTCGGAGTTCGTGGCCTTGTTCCCGCTTCACCCCGACTTCCTGACCGTCTGCGAAAAGATCAACTTCGCCGAAGGCCAGTGCCTGCTGCGCGCAGTCTCAGACCTCATCAAGCAGCGGTTGGACGAACCGCTTCCCCAAGACGATCCCGGCCTGATTGCCTATGACCATTACTGGGACATCATCCATACCCGGTCAGCCTGGCAATCCATACCTGAAATCGAGGCTGTCACCGAGCGTTACATCACCTTAAATGCCAAACTGGGGAAAGTCCTGGCGTGCTCCGATCAACAAGATCTGGCCCGGCGCCTTCTGAATGCCTTGTGCGTGTACCGCCTAGCCACCAGCGATATTTATTGCCAGACGGGTGCCACCGCCCCGGAATTTCGGGATCTGCTCTGCCTGTGCCGACCCGGCTTGGAGACCGACGGCGTGCAACCGGCGGAAAAGCTATTGGCTGAGGTGAAAGAGGTGCTCACCGCGCTGCACCAGGCGACGGGCAACCAGATCCTCTCCTTTAACCCGGAGAACCAGCAGTACTATCTGAATTTCCAAAAGTTCCGGCGCTTCGTCCGTCCGGAGTTGGTGCTGCACTGGGTCAACGCCGTTCCGTTCGTCCTCTTGATGCTCACCGGCGGCATTATGGCGGCAGCGCGATTCTTCCAGATGAACCGCGAATGGATGTCCATGGTGGTGCTGGTACACAAGGTCTTTGCCATTTTCTGGATCACTGCCCTGCCCCTCGTGGTGTTGCTGCGGCCCAAGGTCCACTGGGCGCACATCCGCATCGTGTTGAGCTGGGGCAAAAAGGACCTGCTCTGGATGGTGCAATCGGTGCGCAGCCTGTACGACAAAAAAGCCGTCATCGCCGCCGTGGGCCGCTTCAACACCGGCCAGAAGATCAACGCCTCCCTGGTGATGGTGTATTTCATTGGCTTTGGGTTGACCGGCCTGCTCATGCTGTTCAAGGGCACCATTCTGGTGCCATGGTATCTGCATGCGGCGTTGTTCTTCGCCACCACGGGCTC encodes:
- a CDS encoding 6-bladed beta-propeller; the protein is MRSILTYPWLKKPDTTQAGEKHLVGWDVNTVPYAILTLALSTFLFSGCSLVKAPHVADKPVYRVWPEPPAPPRLAYVQSVYEPADLGVRWNGRQRFSRWLFGTEPGQGKLIKPFGVALDETDNLCLTDTGSRVVCYFDRTRKTWQSWNKIGRIQLVSPVAVAKYQNRLFVADSGLGKVLAFDPQGKFLFELNHPLERPAGLVIANGKLYVADAGAHQVLAFDLHGNFLSAMGTRGTGPGELNYPTHLATDGQGRVLVTDSMNCRVQIFDTEGRYVQTIGSQGDSSGNLSRPKGVGVDSDRNVYVLDALFDNVQVFDQEGRFLLGVGGPGPGAGEFWMPAGLAIGRDNQIFVADTYNRRIQIFKYLHQP
- a CDS encoding cytochrome c3 family protein; this encodes MNANPISVRIRGTARKPNGPFWRGWILVALLPFASVADPIGQGIRSSKHNLSASSPGTVKSVTETEICITCHTPHTVKRQAPLWNHQDSGAVYTPYTSSTKKATIGQPTGASKLCLSCHDGTIAMGMVQKTRLNKSAQPEIRTLASGAIKIGPDLSDDHPISFTYDSALVMANGQLRDPASLTGPVHLDANKQVQCTSCHSAHDNKNGKFLVQNNYGSTLCMACHNLARWDLSVHKLSTKTWNGVPPNPWSHTKETTVLANGCENCHRPHSAGTKARLLNYPGDESNCYPCHNGNVTANSIQKEFNKTSVHPITFTTGVHDPMEDAVNATRHVTCVDCHNPHAVNAQTAKAPLVSGSLAGVKGVTATGARITPISREYELCFRCHADSPGRGAPSVQRQFPQTNTRLEFGSASGSYHPVVNLGKNPNVPSLISPWTTSSLMYCTDCHNNNTGPGAGGNGAKGPHGSTYAPILERRLELTDNQIENSASYALCYKCHSRASILSDQSFKTHNKHITTARTACTTCHDSHGVAAANHLINFNTLYVTKSSGGRLEFVDNGTYRGTCYLTCHGKDHNPLSY